The region AGGTGTACCCGCGCCGGGCCAGGAACGCGAACGCACTGGCCTGCGGGTCGCGCTTGCGGGCCAGGGACGACCAGCGGCGCTCCAGCAGGGTCAGGACCTCGGCGTGCTCGCGGTCCGGGTCACGGGCCTCGACGACCTCCTGAATCAGGTCGTCCTGCACGCCGCGCCGCTTGAGGGTCTGCCGGACCCGCATGGTGCCCACACCCCGTCGGGCGCCCTCGCTGCGGGCGACCTGCGCGTCGTTCTGGTACCCGAGTTCCTGCACGCGCCTGAGGACCTCCTCGATCAGGTCCGGGTTCTCGCTGCGGCGTTCCAGGCGGCCGCGCAGTTCGGCGGCGCTCAGGGCCCGCTGGCCCAGCGCGCGGAAGGCGTACGCGAGCAGCGCGTCGCGTTCCTCCTGCGGGTCGCGGGGCCGCGCGGGGCGGGCCTCGGGCCCGGCGTCCGGGGTGGCGGGGCGGGGTCGGCGGGCTCTCACCCGCGCAGTATGCCGCGCGGGCTGGAAGGCGAAGGTGGCCCGGCACCGCGCCCAAAGCCCCGCACTTGCCGCGCGGCCCCGCGGGCCGCTATAGTGCGCAGGTTGCCCACCGCGCGCGGTGAGCGGCCCGGGTCACGGCGACGTGCCCGGCGCGCCGGAACCCCTGCGGTCCGGACGCTCGCGTTCCCGCCATGGGAACCGCCCCGACCCGCCAGACAGGCGGCGGGAGAACAAGGAGAACCACCATGGCCCTTCGTCACAAGTCCGCCCAGAAACGTCACCGCCAGAGCCTCAAGCGCCGCCTGCTGAACCGCAGCCGCAAGAGCACCATCAAGACCTTCAGCAAGAAGGCCCTGGTGGCCGCCCAGACCGGCGCCGAGGACATGGCCGCCGTGCAGTCCCGCGCCGAGAGCCTGATCGACAAGGCCGCCAAGGGCAGCACCCTGCACAAGAACGCCGCGGCCCGCAAGAAGAGCCGTCTGGCCAAGGCCATCAACAAGGCCAAGGCCGCGCAGCAGGGCTAAACCGCCCGGTCTGCTGGGGGCGCGTCGGCTGCGGCTGACGCGCCCCTCTCCTGTGCTATGGATTCCGTCTGTTTCGTTCACGACCCGGAAGGACACCGGCTGACCAACTCCACGCCCGGAACCCGCCCTGCTCGTTCTCGCGCCCATCCGGACTGAGCAGTTTGTGCAGACCATTCAATCGGGATTCGTATGACAACGGACGTCCCCCACACCGCACGGGTGATGGGGGACGTCTGTTGCGCGGGTGCGTCAGCGGACGGTGGCGCGCACGGCGCAGCGGGCCGACGCACCGGCCTTCAGGGTGGGGATCTCCCAGCGGACCGCGCGGTACTCGCTGGGTTTGACCTCCACCTGTTTCTGCACCTGACGGCCGTTCTCGGTGACGGTCACGGTCTTCTTCAGGGGCGCCGGTCCGAAGGTCTTGCCGTCCACGGAGTACAGCGTGGTGACGCCCGCGACGGTGCAGCCTGCACTCTGGAAGATCACGGCCTTGTCGACCGGCATGCTGAGTTTCAGGCCGCCGAGGTCGCGGGCGCTGACGTTCTGGAAGGTCTGCGCGAGGTCCAGGATCGTGCCGGGCACCACGCCGACCCGGCTGGCGTCCGTGAGGGTCTCGGTGGTCTTGCCGTCCTTCGTGATTTTCGTGACGACGGAGGTGCTGGCGGTCAGTTTCAGGGGGCTGGGGGCGGTGGGCGCGGCGGCCAGGGCGGCGCCGGGCAGCAGGGTCAGGAGCAGGGGTAGCAGTTTCATGGGCGTCCTCCGGGGCGTGCGGTCTCGGGCGTCATTCTGAGTGCGGGTGTGTGACGCGGGCCTGACGTAGGTGTACCCCGGGCGTGCATGAGGGTGCTGTGACCGTTTTCGCCCCCGGCGGGTCAGGCGGTCAGGGCGCCGCGCGTCTCGACCACTCCGGCCAGTTCACGGGCGATCTCGTGGATCTCGGTTTCGTCCTGCCCCTCGACCATCACGCGGATGAGGTTCTCGGTGCCGCTGGGGCGCAGGTTCACGCGGCCCTTCCCGTGCAGGCGTTCCTCGGCGCGCTGCACGGCGGCCTGCACCTCGGGGTCCACGGCGATGGCCTTCTTGTCGGTCACGCGGACGTTCACGAGGGTCTGCGGGAACATCACGAGGTCGTCGTGCAGGGCGTCCAGGGTGGTGCCGAGCGCCTGCATGCTCTTCAGGGTCAGCAGGGCGGTCAGGACGCCGTCCCCGGTGGGCGACACGTCCAGGAAGAGGATGTGGCCGCTCTGCTCGCCGCCCAGGTGCAGGCCGCCGCCGTGCAGGCGCTCGTGCACGTAGCGGTCGCCGACGGCGGTGCGTTCCAGCGGGATGCCCGCGTCGCGGAGTTTCACCTCCAGGCCCATGTTTGCCATGATGGTGGTCACGACGGCCGTCTCGCCGCGCGCGCGGGCGTTCAGGAGCAGCATGTGGTCCCCGTGGACGACGTTCCCGCGGCTGTCCACGAACAGGGCGCGGTCGGCGTCCCCGTCGAAGGCGACGCCCAGGTCGTACTTCCCTTCGCGCACGATGCGCTGCAGGTGGTCCATGTGGGTGCTGCCGCAGCCGCGGTTGATGTTGCGGCCGTCCGGGGTGGTGTACACCGCGAACACGTCCGCCCCGGCCGCCTGGAAGACCTTGGGGCCCACGCGGTACGCGGCGCCGTTGGCGCAGTCCATGGCGATCCGCAGGCCGCTCAGGTCCGGCGCGAGGGTCTTGAGGTAGTTCACGTACAGGCGCTCGGCCTCGGTGTAGTTCGTGACGCCCCCCAGGTCCACGCCGGTCACGGGAGCCAGGTCGGGCACGCGGTCGATAGCGGCCTCGATCTCGTGTTCGGTCGCGTCGCTGAGTTTCTGACCGTCCGCGCCGAAGAACTTGATGCCGTTGTCCTCGTAGGGGTTGTGCGACGCGCTGATGACGACGCCCGCGTCGGCCTTCAGGTGGCGGGTCAGGTAGCTCACGCCGGGGGTAGGCAGCACGCCCAGGTGGATGACGTTCACGCCGCGGCTGGTCAGTCCGGCGGCCAGCGCGGCTTCCAGCATGTCGCCGCTCTGGCGGGTGTCCTTGCCGATCACGACCGTCGCGCGGGGGTTGCTGCTCTTGAGCACCTCGCCCGCAGCGGCGCCGAGGGTCATGACCCAGCTGGCCGTGAGGGGGTGGGTGCCTGCGACGGCGCGCACGCCGTCCGTTCCGAAGTACTTCCGTTCCGTCATGATCGCGCCCATCATACGCGCCGGAGTATCGGCCTCGCCGGAGGCCGTGCAGGCCAGTGCACCTGAATGGACGCAGTTCAGGCGGCGCAACTTTTCCCGGGCGGGCCGCGTAGTGCAGGGCATGAGTGGATTCTCGATCGGATCGTTCTCCTTCAGTCGCAGCGGGCACGGGCACCGGGGCGGGTTCCTGGGGCATCACAGCCGCTCCTCGCACAGCCACGGGCGGCACCACTACGGGCACGGCGGGCACTACCGCGCGCGCCGCCGGGGACCGCTGGGCTGCCTGGGCGTGTTCATGGTGGGCGCGGCGCTGGCGGGCGGGTCGCTGCTGGGCCTCGTGTCCCTGTTGACC is a window of Deinococcus grandis DNA encoding:
- the rpsT gene encoding 30S ribosomal protein S20 encodes the protein MALRHKSAQKRHRQSLKRRLLNRSRKSTIKTFSKKALVAAQTGAEDMAAVQSRAESLIDKAAKGSTLHKNAAARKKSRLAKAINKAKAAQQG
- the glmM gene encoding phosphoglucosamine mutase → MTERKYFGTDGVRAVAGTHPLTASWVMTLGAAAGEVLKSSNPRATVVIGKDTRQSGDMLEAALAAGLTSRGVNVIHLGVLPTPGVSYLTRHLKADAGVVISASHNPYEDNGIKFFGADGQKLSDATEHEIEAAIDRVPDLAPVTGVDLGGVTNYTEAERLYVNYLKTLAPDLSGLRIAMDCANGAAYRVGPKVFQAAGADVFAVYTTPDGRNINRGCGSTHMDHLQRIVREGKYDLGVAFDGDADRALFVDSRGNVVHGDHMLLLNARARGETAVVTTIMANMGLEVKLRDAGIPLERTAVGDRYVHERLHGGGLHLGGEQSGHILFLDVSPTGDGVLTALLTLKSMQALGTTLDALHDDLVMFPQTLVNVRVTDKKAIAVDPEVQAAVQRAEERLHGKGRVNLRPSGTENLIRVMVEGQDETEIHEIARELAGVVETRGALTA
- a CDS encoding RecX family transcriptional regulator — its product is MRARRPRPATPDAGPEARPARPRDPQEERDALLAYAFRALGQRALSAAELRGRLERRSENPDLIEEVLRRVQELGYQNDAQVARSEGARRGVGTMRVRQTLKRRGVQDDLIQEVVEARDPDREHAEVLTLLERRWSSLARKRDPQASAFAFLARRGYTWNVIWPALREFMAGRPVEEPGDEPDWPEED